A genomic region of Camelus ferus isolate YT-003-E chromosome 35, BCGSAC_Cfer_1.0, whole genome shotgun sequence contains the following coding sequences:
- the LOC102517330 gene encoding LOW QUALITY PROTEIN: nucleus accumbens-associated protein 1 (The sequence of the model RefSeq protein was modified relative to this genomic sequence to represent the inferred CDS: inserted 1 base in 1 codon; deleted 3 bases in 3 codons; substituted 2 bases at 2 genomic stop codons) — protein MGQILLLEIPNFGSTILEFLNEQRLQGLYCDVTVMVKGHAFKAHRAVLAASSSYFRDRFNSSRSAVVELPEAVQPQSFQKILTFCYMGRLSMNMGNQFVIMYTAGFLKIQEIVEKAKNSFLKVSSPSCNSQGLHAEKAPLSEPQXPCVQKSSWPACDNPLALVCCVKTEHQESDSVQCMPKAKRLWGSSQKEAEGDSGGNGSRKVIKLSMLDLATSQQSQQAPVVVAAAQPTRVATGARAGQPTRGSRSGSVAAAGGVVSGPSTSEWSSPGTSSDNTSDSPSSYHSKADEEEEASEEGTDEQYPQICNMHTMSSMVNVGQTAEKVEAFHEHVAPKSVNRIWVQQDQESLLAELVKQIGNHLPPKALRGGXPLXEAELVTGTNVYITRVGLMNCHVSAGMEHRILLRRLLGTFFDRITLANSCNTGIRPSNNLSRKPLDSGILHAVKCYCQNFTPSFREREMNTIAADMCTNARRVMRKGWISKVKTLMAKGDSSTTSFSYTGKTEPDMMAVEHGFETASHDGEAGPSANEAFQ, from the exons ATGGGCCAGATCCTGCTGCTGGAGATCCCGAACTTCGGCAGCACCATCCTGGAGTTCCTCAACGAGCAGCGGCTGCAGGGCCTGTACTGCGATGTGACGGTGATGGTCAAGGGCCATGCCTTCAAAGCCCACCGGGCCGTGCTGGCCGCCAGCAGCTCCTACTTCCGCGACCGGTTCAATAGCAGCCGGAGCGCTGTGGTGGAGCTGCCGGAGGCCGTGCAGCCCCAGTCCTTCCAGAAGATCCTCACCTTCTGCTATATGGGCCGGCTGAGCATGAACATGGGCAACCAGTTCGTGATCATGTATACGGCCGGCTTCCTGAAGATCCAGGAGATCGTGGAGAAAGCCAAAAACTCCTTCCTTAAGGTGAGCTCCCCCAGCTGTAACTCCCAGGGCCTGCATGCTGAGAAGGCCCCCTTGTCTGAGCCCC AACCTTGTGTGCAGAAGTCAAGCTGGCCGGCCTGTGACAACCCGCTGGCCCTCGTGTGTTGTGTCAAGACAGAGCATCAGGAGTCGGACTCTGTGCAGTGCATGCCCAAGGCCAAGCGGCTGTGGGGCAGCAGCCAGAAGGAAGCTGAGGGTGACAGTGGTGGCAATGGCAGCCGCAAGGTGATCAAGTTGTCCATGCTGGACCTGGCCACCAGCCAGCAGTCCCAGCAGGCCCCGGTGGTGGTGGCTGCGGCACAGCCCACCCGGGTGGCTACAGGGGCCCGGGCTGGGCAACCGACTCGGGGCAGCCGCAGTGGAAGC GTGGCAGCAGCAGGGGGAGTGGTGAGTGGGCCCAGCACATCAGAGTGGTCCAGCCCTGGCACCTCCAGTGACAACACCAGCGACAGCCCCAGCTCCTACCACAGCAAGgcggatgaggaggaggaggcgagcGAGGAGGGCACAGACGAGCAGTACCCGCAGATCTGCAACATGCACACCATGAGCAGCATGGTGAATGTTGGCCAGACAG CCGAGAAGGTGGAGGCCTTCCATGAGCATGTGGCCCCTAAGTCCGTGAATCGCATCTGGGTGCAGCAAGACCAGGAGTCTCTTCTGGCTGAGCTCGTCAAACAGATTGGCAACCACTTGCCACCCAAAGCTCTCCGAGGAGGGTGACCCCTTTGAGAAGCGGAGCTGGTGACAG GAACCAACGTGTATATCACGAGGGTGGGGCTCATGAACTGCCACGTCAGCGCAGGCATGGAGCACAGGATCTTGCTGCGGCGCCTCCTGGGCACCTTCTTTGACCG GATCACCCTGGCCAACAGCTGCAACACCGGCATCCGTCCTTCCAATAACCTTAGCCGCAAACCATTGGATAGTGGCATCCTCCACGCCGTCAAGT GCTACTGCCAGAACTTTACTCCCAGCTTCAGGGAGAGGGAGATGAACACCATCGCGGCCGACATGTGCACCAACGCCCGCCGCGTTATGCGTAAG GGATGGATCTCCAAGGTCAAGACGCTCATGGCCAAGGGTGAttcctccaccacctccttcAGCTACACAGGTAAGACAGAGCCGGATATGATGGCTGTGGAGCAC GGCTTTGAGACGGCCAGCCACGACGGCGAGGCTGGCCCCTCAGCCAATGAGGCCTTCCAGTAA